From Solidesulfovibrio sp., one genomic window encodes:
- the rpmC gene encoding 50S ribosomal protein L29 produces MKTTELRELDVDGLAKKLGESREELFKLRFQHATAQLEKTHRLRQVRKDIARILTVQNEKKRQA; encoded by the coding sequence ATGAAGACCACCGAACTGCGCGAACTTGACGTCGATGGCCTGGCCAAAAAGCTTGGCGAGAGCCGCGAGGAGCTCTTCAAGCTGCGTTTCCAGCACGCCACGGCGCAACTGGAAAAAACACACCGTCTGCGCCAGGTCCGCAAGGACATCGCCCGCATCCTGACGGTGCAAAACGAAAAAAAGCGCCAAGCGTAA
- the rplP gene encoding 50S ribosomal protein L16 produces the protein MLAPKKTKFRKMQKGRLRGPATKGASIDFGEVGIKALEHGKLSSQQIEAARVAIMRHIKRGGKVWIRIFPDRVRTEKPAEVRQGKGKGAPVGWFAAVKPGRVLYEIKGVDMETAKEALTRAMHKLPIKTKIVAKEGFAS, from the coding sequence ATGTTGGCCCCGAAAAAAACCAAGTTCCGCAAGATGCAGAAGGGCCGCCTGCGCGGTCCGGCCACCAAGGGCGCCTCCATCGACTTCGGCGAGGTGGGCATCAAGGCCCTGGAGCACGGCAAGCTGTCCAGCCAGCAGATCGAGGCCGCCCGTGTCGCCATCATGCGCCACATCAAGCGCGGCGGCAAGGTCTGGATCCGCATCTTCCCGGACCGCGTCCGGACGGAAAAGCCCGCCGAAGTCCGCCAGGGCAAGGGCAAGGGCGCCCCGGTCGGCTGGTTCGCCGCGGTCAAGCCTGGGCGCGTGCTGTATGAAATCAAGGGCGTGGACATGGAAACCGCCAAGGAAGCGCTGACCCGCGCCATGCACAAGCTGCCGATCAAGACCAAGATCGTGGCCAAGGAGGGCTTCGCGTCATGA
- the rpsC gene encoding 30S ribosomal protein S3, which yields MGQKVHPYGFRLGYNKNWLSRWFSKKDYPAFVFEDNNIRKFVKKNLYHAGISKIEIERAGGKIRLIIHTARPGIVIGRKGTEIEKVRGDLKKRFGREFTVEVNEIRRPEIDSQLVAENIALQLERRVAFRRAMKRTVGLSRKFGAEGIKVSCAGRLAGAEIARSEWYRDGRVPLQTLRADIDYGYAIAKTTYGVIGVKVWIFKGEILDHEVEA from the coding sequence ATGGGCCAGAAAGTACATCCCTACGGGTTCCGGCTCGGGTACAACAAGAATTGGCTGTCCCGCTGGTTTTCCAAGAAGGATTACCCCGCGTTTGTTTTCGAGGACAACAATATCCGCAAGTTCGTCAAAAAGAACCTGTACCACGCCGGCATTTCCAAGATCGAGATCGAGCGCGCCGGAGGCAAGATTCGCCTCATCATCCACACCGCCCGGCCCGGCATCGTCATCGGCCGCAAGGGCACGGAGATCGAGAAGGTGCGCGGCGACCTGAAAAAGCGCTTCGGCCGCGAGTTCACGGTCGAGGTCAACGAGATCCGGCGTCCCGAGATCGATTCCCAGCTGGTGGCCGAGAACATCGCCCTGCAACTGGAGCGCCGCGTGGCCTTTCGCCGGGCCATGAAGCGCACGGTCGGGCTTTCCCGCAAGTTCGGGGCCGAGGGCATCAAGGTCTCCTGCGCCGGCCGGCTGGCCGGGGCGGAAATCGCCCGCTCCGAATGGTACCGCGACGGCCGCGTGCCGCTGCAGACCCTTCGCGCCGACATCGACTACGGCTACGCCATCGCCAAGACCACCTACGGGGTCATCGGCGTGAAGGTCTGGATTTTCAAAGGCGAAATTCTGGATCACGAGGTGGAAGCGTAA
- the rplV gene encoding 50S ribosomal protein L22, with amino-acid sequence MEAKARAKFIRVSPQKARLVAANILGRPVEEAMNILKFTPKKSAKLIGKVLHSAVANAEQISGVDIDNLTVKQVIVNPGPTWKRIMTRSMGRAFRIVKRTSHITVVVAEN; translated from the coding sequence ATGGAAGCCAAAGCCAGAGCCAAATTCATCCGCGTGTCGCCGCAAAAGGCCCGCCTCGTCGCCGCCAATATCCTGGGCCGGCCGGTCGAGGAAGCCATGAACATACTGAAGTTCACGCCCAAAAAATCCGCCAAGCTCATCGGCAAGGTGCTGCACTCGGCCGTGGCCAATGCCGAGCAGATTTCGGGCGTTGACATCGACAACCTCACGGTCAAACAGGTGATCGTCAATCCGGGGCCGACCTGGAAGCGCATCATGACGCGCTCCATGGGCCGGGCCTTCCGGATCGTCAAGCGCACGAGCCATATCACCGTCGTCGTGGCCGAGAACTAG
- the rpsS gene encoding 30S ribosomal protein S19: MPRSLKKGPFVDGHLEKKVAYALENKDRRVIKTWSRRSMILPEMVGLTFAVHNGKKFIPVFVSENMVGHKLGEFAPTRTFHGHAADKKSKVKK, from the coding sequence ATGCCTCGTTCGCTGAAAAAAGGTCCGTTTGTCGACGGCCACCTGGAGAAGAAGGTCGCTTACGCCCTGGAGAACAAGGACCGCCGCGTGATCAAGACCTGGTCGCGCCGGTCCATGATCCTGCCCGAGATGGTGGGGCTCACCTTCGCCGTGCACAACGGCAAGAAGTTCATCCCGGTGTTCGTTTCCGAGAACATGGTCGGCCACAAGCTTGGCGAGTTCGCGCCCACGCGGACCTTCCACGGCCATGCCGCGGACAAGAAAAGCAAAGTGAAAAAGTAG
- the rplB gene encoding 50S ribosomal protein L2, which produces MSIRKLKPTSAGRRFQTVSTFEEITRTEPEKSLVEGLPRASGRNCYGRITSRRRGGGNKRLYRIIDFKRDKFNVPAKVFSVEYDPNRSARIALLHYADGEKRYILAPVGISVGDMITAGETADIKPGNALPLKKIPVGTLLHNIELAPGKGGQICRAAGTYAQLVAKEGKYALLRLPSGEVRNILASCLATVGQVGNVMHENISIGKAGRNRWLGARPKVRGVAMNPVDHPLGGGEGKSSGGRHPVTPWGKPTKGYKTRNKKKPSSKLIVKRRGQK; this is translated from the coding sequence ATGTCCATCCGCAAGCTCAAGCCCACGTCGGCCGGCCGCCGGTTCCAGACGGTCTCCACCTTCGAGGAGATCACCCGGACCGAGCCCGAGAAGTCCCTCGTCGAAGGGCTTCCCCGCGCTTCCGGCCGCAACTGCTATGGCCGGATCACCTCGCGGCGGCGGGGCGGCGGCAACAAGCGCCTGTACCGCATCATCGACTTCAAGCGCGACAAGTTCAACGTCCCGGCCAAGGTCTTCTCCGTGGAGTACGACCCCAACCGGAGCGCCCGCATCGCGCTCTTGCACTACGCCGATGGTGAGAAACGTTACATTCTGGCGCCGGTTGGCATTTCCGTCGGCGACATGATCACCGCCGGCGAGACCGCGGACATCAAGCCCGGCAACGCCCTGCCTCTCAAGAAGATCCCGGTCGGCACGCTGCTGCACAACATCGAGCTGGCCCCGGGCAAGGGCGGCCAGATCTGCCGCGCCGCCGGAACCTATGCCCAACTCGTGGCCAAGGAAGGCAAGTACGCGCTGCTGCGCCTGCCCTCGGGCGAGGTCCGCAACATCCTGGCCTCCTGCCTGGCCACGGTGGGCCAGGTCGGCAACGTGATGCACGAGAACATTTCCATCGGCAAGGCCGGCCGCAACCGCTGGCTCGGCGCGCGTCCGAAAGTCCGCGGCGTGGCCATGAACCCCGTCGACCACCCCCTGGGCGGCGGCGAGGGCAAGAGCTCCGGCGGCCGCCACCCGGTCACCCCCTGGGGCAAGCCGACCAAGGGCTACAAGACCCGTAACAAGAAGAAGCCCTCGTCCAAGCTCATCGTCAAACGGCGCGGACAAAAGTAA